Proteins from a single region of Theobroma cacao cultivar B97-61/B2 chromosome 10, Criollo_cocoa_genome_V2, whole genome shotgun sequence:
- the LOC18586526 gene encoding uncharacterized protein LOC18586526, whose translation MEMESETEDFLDHPLVYNESKESCCSAFGGSIIKLIITVFIGNTLFLFFGKVLVVVIYARNQDCSYIVHVTCATEDEDLYYIVDSENQDEPIESSIGCSITCVIEVNECGEATKINHFSHEHYLILEDKIEEDDDKHCDGCMLSILDSFYYCLQCDFLFPKTCAELPMKKYYWSNPHLQNLKSNCIFECNGCYYQCSDFACNCDECDLSLCLKCARISDIVIYQGHEHPLFCDLKYKGGCTACGIQPYHAYRCKDCNYAFAF comes from the exons ATGGAGATGGAGAGTGAAACAGAGGATTTTTTGGACCATCCCTTGGTGTACAACGAAAGCAAAGAATCTTGTTGCTCAGCTTTTGGGGGATCCATTATT AAATTAATCATCACCGTCTTCATTGGGAACACCCTTTTCTTATTCTTCGGAAAGGTGTTGGTTGTTGTGATCTATGCCAGGAACCAG GATTGCAGTTATATTGTCCATGTGACTTGTGCTACTGAGGATGAGGATTTGTACTACATAGTTGATTCAGAAAATCAGGATGAGCCCATTGAAAGTTCCATAGGGTGTTCTATCACTTGTGTTATTGAGGTGAATGAATGTGGAGAAGCAACAAAGATAAATCATTTCAGCCATGAACACTACTTAATTTTAGAAGACAAGATCGAAGAGGATGATGACAAACATTGCGATGGATGCATGCTCTCTATCTTGGATTCATTTTACTATTGTTTGCAATgcgattttctttttcctaagACTTGTGCTGAATTACCAATGAAGAAGTATTATTGGTCCAACCCGCACCTGCAAAACCTTAAATCCAACTGCATTTTTGAATGTAATGGTTGTTATTATCAATGCAGCGATTTCGCTTGCAACTGTGATGAGTGTGATCTCTCGTTGTGCCTTAAATGTGCTAGAATTTCTGATATCGTCATTTATCAGGGCCATGAACACCCCCTCTTTTGTGATCTCAAATATAAAGGGGGATGCACTGCTTGTGGTATTCAACCTTATCATGCATACAGATGTAAGGATTGCAACTATGCTTTTGCATTTTGA
- the LOC18586527 gene encoding pullulanase 1, chloroplastic isoform X3 has protein sequence MFDVLSLPLSLLPSTPPATPAKPLHCRATTRIRRRLYTKPNPLLSRPFSFTSFPKLPLNCSSSSMPFQVSSSSQLQDSLLYSRAYWVSKTIIAWNVDVGDGSCYLYASKVAALSVTDDGIQGQDAEIKLEEDRNGLPPNVIEKFPHIQNYRAFKVPPALDAKNLLKCQLAVAAFNSHGNCSNATGLQLPGILDELFSYDGPLGAHYLGEVVSLYLWAPTAQAVHAHIYKDPMGGSPLEIIQLVETNGVWSTKGPKRWEGCYYVYEVSVYHPSTLQIEKCYANDPYARGLSSDGRRTLFVNLDSNGLKPEGWDELADKKPDILSFSDISIYELHIRDFSANDNTVNPDFCGGYMAFTLQDSAGVLHLKKLSNAGITHVHLLPTFQFAGVDDESENWKYVDYKILQKLPPDSAGQQAQITAIQNDDAYNWGYNPVLWGVPKGSYASDPNGPCRIIEFRKMIQALNHIGLRIVLDVVYNHLHASGPFDKDSVLDKIVPGYHLRRNNDGFIENSTCVNNTASEHYMVERLIIDDLLSWSINYKVDGFRFDLMGHIMKSTMVKAKDALWSLTKERNGVDGSRIYIYGEGWDFGEVAENGRGINASQFNICGTGIGSFDDRIRDAMLGGSPFGHPLQQGFITGLYLEPNGHDHGTKAVERAMLASAKDHIQVGMAANLRDFVLTDFEGKEVNYVSAHDNETLFDIVSLKTPVEISVEERCRINHFATSIIALSQGIPFFHAGDEMLRSKSLDRDSYNSGDWFNRLDFTYHSNNWGVGLPPKEKNEKNWPLIQPRLADPSFKPQRSHILAAVENFMNVLRIRYSSPLFRLRTANAIQQRVRFHNTGPSWVPGLIVMSIEDGNEGVPGISQLDPNFSYIVVIFNACPTEASFISSTLRGRTLQLHPIQVMSTDEVVKNSSYEALSGCFTVPARTTSVFVEARKNLNSLWC, from the exons atgttTGATGTACTTTCTCTTCCACTTTCACTTCTCCCATCAACACCACCAGCAACACCCGCCAAGCCTCTTCATTGCCGTGCCACTACTCGTATACGACGTCGTTTATATACCAAACCAAACCCTCTTCTCTCTCGTCCTTTCTCTTTCACGTCCTTTCCCAAACTACCCCTTAATTGCTCTTCCTCTTCCATGCCCTTTCAAGTCTCCTCTTCGTCTCag TtgcaggacagtttgttgtaTTCGAGGGCATATTGGGTTAGTAAAACTATAATAGCGTGGAATGTAGATGTTGGGGATGGTTCCTGCTACTTGTATGCAAGTAAAGTTGCTGCTTTATCTGTTACAGATGATGGAATTCAAG GCCAGGATGCAGAAATTAAACTTGAGGAAGACAGAAATGGGCTGCCTCCAAAT GTAATTGAGAAGTTTCctcatattcaaaattataGAGCTTTCAAAGTGCCTCCTGCTCTGGACGCCAAAAATCTCCTCAAATGCCAATTAGCAGTTGCTGCATTCAACT CCCATGGAAACTGCAGCAATGCTACTGGTTTGCAGTTACCTGGCATCCTGGATGAATTATTCTCATATGATGGTCCTCTTGGTGCACATTATTTAGGAGAAGTGGTGTCTCTATACCTTTGGGCTCCCACTGCCCAA GCAGTGCATGCTCATATCTATAAGGATCCAATGGGTGGGAGTCCGCTGGAAATAATCCAGCTGGTGGAAACTAATGGTGTTTGGAGTACTAAAGGACCAAAAAGATGGGAAGGCTGTTACTATGTGTATGAAGTATCTGTCTATCATCCAAGCACCTTGCAAATTGAAAAATGTTATGCAAATGATCCATATGCAAGAGG GCTTTCATCAGATGGAAGGCGAACTTTGTTTGTTAATCTTGATTCCAACGGTTTAAAACCTGAAGGATGGGATGAATTGGCAGACAAGAAACCTGATATACTTTCTTTCTCTGACATAAGTATATATGAATTACACATACGGGATTTTAG TGCCAATGACAACACTGTTAATCCTGACTTTTGTGGCGGTTATATGGCTTTCACCTTGCAG GACTCAGCAGGAGTGCTCCATTTGAAGAAATTATCAAATGCTGGCATCACTCATGTTCATTTGCTGCCAACATTCCAGTTTGCTGGTGTTGATGATGAGAGTGAGAACTGGAAGTATGTGG ATTATAAGATTCTGCAGAAGCTACCACCAGATTCAGCTGGGCAACAAGCGCAAATTACTGCCATCCAGAACGATGATGCGTATAACTGGGG GTACAATCCTGTTCTCTGGGGTGTCCCTAAGGGAAGCTATGCAAGTGACCCAAATGGCCCATGTCGTATAATTGAGTTTAGAAAGATGATTCAG GCACTCAACCATATTGGTCTGCGTATTGTGTTGGATGTTGTCTATAATCACTTGCATGCAAGTGGTCCTTTTGATAAGGATTCTGTTCTTGATAAG ATTGTCCCAGGTTACCATCTGAGAAGGAACAATGATGGTTTTATTGAGAACAGTACATGTGTGAATAATACTGCTAGTGAGCATTACATGGTTGAGCGCTTGATTATTGATGATCTTTTGAGCTGGTCAATCAATTATAAG GTTGATGGGTTTCGTTTTGATCTTATGGGTCACATAATGAAAAGTACGATG GTGAAAGCAAAAGATGCACTGTGGAGCttaacaaaggaaagaaatgggGTTGATGGTTCAAGAATCTATAT ATATGGTGAAGGATGGGACTTTGGTGAAGTTGCTGAAAATGGACGTGGGATAAATGCTTCGCAATTTAACATTTGTGGGACTGGAATAGGAAG CTTTGATGATCGAATTCGGGATGCAATGCTTGGTGGATCTCCATTTGGTCATCCTCTCCAGCAAGGCTTCATTACAGGCCTGTATTTGGAG CCTAATGGTCATGATCATGGTACAAAAGCTGTTGAAAGAGCGATGCTTGCTTCAGCAAAGGACCACATCCAG GTTGGTATGGCTGCAAATTTGAGGGATTTTGTGCTTACTGATTTTGAAGGAAAGGAG GTCAATTATGTTTCAGCTCATGACAATGAAACCCTATTTGACATTGTCAGCTTGAAG ACTCCAGTGGAAATATCTGTGGAAGAGAGATGCCGGATAAATCATTTTGCAACAAGTATAATTGCACTGTCACAG GGAATACCATTTTTCCATGCTGGGGATGAAATGCTACGCTCGAAATCACTTGATCGTGATTCATACAACTCTGGTGATTGGTTCAATAG ACTAGACTTCACGTACCATTCTAACAACTGGGGTGTTGGCCTTCctccaaaagagaaaaatgaaaagaattgGCCACT AATACAGCCAAGACTGGCAGATCCATCCTTCAAGCCTCAAAGGAGTCACATCCTTGCAGCAGTAGAGAACTTTATGAACGTCTTACGCATTCGGTATTCTTCACCTCTTTTCCGTTTAAGGACAGCAAATGCTATCCAG CAACGAGTACGGTTCCACAACACTGGTCCATCATGGGTCCCTGGCCTCATTGTGATGAGCATTGAAGATGGTAACGAAGGTGTCCCAGGGATATCTCAGTTAGATCCCAA CTTCTCATACATTGTGGTTATCTTCAATGCATGTCCAACTGAGGCATCATTCATTAGCTCTACACTGCGAGGAAGGACTCTTCAACTGCATCCCATACAG GTGATGTCAACTGATGAAGTTGTCAAGAACTCATCGTATGAAGCATTGTCAGGGTGCTTCACTGTGCCTGCAAGAACAACATCAGTGTTTGTTGAGGCTAGAAAAAATTTGAACAGTTTGTGGTGCTGA
- the LOC18586527 gene encoding pullulanase 1, chloroplastic isoform X2, translating into MFDVLSLPLSLLPSTPPATPAKPLHCRATTRIRRRLYTKPNPLLSRPFSFTSFPKLPLNCSSSSMPFQVSSSSQDSLLYSRAYWVSKTIIAWNVDVGDGSCYLYASKVAALSVTDDGIQGQDAEIKLEEDRNGLPPNVIEKFPHIQNYRAFKVPPALDAKNLLKCQLAVAAFNSHGNCSNATGLQLPGILDELFSYDGPLGAHYLGEVVSLYLWAPTAQAVHAHIYKDPMGGSPLEIIQLVETNGVWSTKGPKRWEGCYYVYEVSVYHPSTLQIEKCYANDPYARGLSSDGRRTLFVNLDSNGLKPEGWDELADKKPDILSFSDISIYELHIRDFSANDNTVNPDFCGGYMAFTLQDSAGVLHLKKLSNAGITHVHLLPTFQFAGVDDESENWKYVDYKILQKLPPDSAGQQAQITAIQNDDAYNWGYNPVLWGVPKGSYASDPNGPCRIIEFRKMIQALNHIGLRIVLDVVYNHLHASGPFDKDSVLDKIVPGYHLRRNNDGFIENSTCVNNTASEHYMVERLIIDDLLSWSINYKVDGFRFDLMGHIMKSTMVKAKDALWSLTKERNGVDGSRIYIYGEGWDFGEVAENGRGINASQFNICGTGIGSFDDRIRDAMLGGSPFGHPLQQGFITGLYLEPNGHDHGTKAVERAMLASAKDHIQVGMAANLRDFVLTDFEGKERKGSEVFTYGGTPVAYALCPTETVNYVSAHDNETLFDIVSLKTPVEISVEERCRINHFATSIIALSQGIPFFHAGDEMLRSKSLDRDSYNSGDWFNRLDFTYHSNNWGVGLPPKEKNEKNWPLIQPRLADPSFKPQRSHILAAVENFMNVLRIRYSSPLFRLRTANAIQQRVRFHNTGPSWVPGLIVMSIEDGNEGVPGISQLDPNFSYIVVIFNACPTEASFISSTLRGRTLQLHPIQVMSTDEVVKNSSYEALSGCFTVPARTTSVFVEARKNLNSLWC; encoded by the exons atgttTGATGTACTTTCTCTTCCACTTTCACTTCTCCCATCAACACCACCAGCAACACCCGCCAAGCCTCTTCATTGCCGTGCCACTACTCGTATACGACGTCGTTTATATACCAAACCAAACCCTCTTCTCTCTCGTCCTTTCTCTTTCACGTCCTTTCCCAAACTACCCCTTAATTGCTCTTCCTCTTCCATGCCCTTTCAAGTCTCCTCTTCGTCTCag gacagtttgttgtaTTCGAGGGCATATTGGGTTAGTAAAACTATAATAGCGTGGAATGTAGATGTTGGGGATGGTTCCTGCTACTTGTATGCAAGTAAAGTTGCTGCTTTATCTGTTACAGATGATGGAATTCAAG GCCAGGATGCAGAAATTAAACTTGAGGAAGACAGAAATGGGCTGCCTCCAAAT GTAATTGAGAAGTTTCctcatattcaaaattataGAGCTTTCAAAGTGCCTCCTGCTCTGGACGCCAAAAATCTCCTCAAATGCCAATTAGCAGTTGCTGCATTCAACT CCCATGGAAACTGCAGCAATGCTACTGGTTTGCAGTTACCTGGCATCCTGGATGAATTATTCTCATATGATGGTCCTCTTGGTGCACATTATTTAGGAGAAGTGGTGTCTCTATACCTTTGGGCTCCCACTGCCCAA GCAGTGCATGCTCATATCTATAAGGATCCAATGGGTGGGAGTCCGCTGGAAATAATCCAGCTGGTGGAAACTAATGGTGTTTGGAGTACTAAAGGACCAAAAAGATGGGAAGGCTGTTACTATGTGTATGAAGTATCTGTCTATCATCCAAGCACCTTGCAAATTGAAAAATGTTATGCAAATGATCCATATGCAAGAGG GCTTTCATCAGATGGAAGGCGAACTTTGTTTGTTAATCTTGATTCCAACGGTTTAAAACCTGAAGGATGGGATGAATTGGCAGACAAGAAACCTGATATACTTTCTTTCTCTGACATAAGTATATATGAATTACACATACGGGATTTTAG TGCCAATGACAACACTGTTAATCCTGACTTTTGTGGCGGTTATATGGCTTTCACCTTGCAG GACTCAGCAGGAGTGCTCCATTTGAAGAAATTATCAAATGCTGGCATCACTCATGTTCATTTGCTGCCAACATTCCAGTTTGCTGGTGTTGATGATGAGAGTGAGAACTGGAAGTATGTGG ATTATAAGATTCTGCAGAAGCTACCACCAGATTCAGCTGGGCAACAAGCGCAAATTACTGCCATCCAGAACGATGATGCGTATAACTGGGG GTACAATCCTGTTCTCTGGGGTGTCCCTAAGGGAAGCTATGCAAGTGACCCAAATGGCCCATGTCGTATAATTGAGTTTAGAAAGATGATTCAG GCACTCAACCATATTGGTCTGCGTATTGTGTTGGATGTTGTCTATAATCACTTGCATGCAAGTGGTCCTTTTGATAAGGATTCTGTTCTTGATAAG ATTGTCCCAGGTTACCATCTGAGAAGGAACAATGATGGTTTTATTGAGAACAGTACATGTGTGAATAATACTGCTAGTGAGCATTACATGGTTGAGCGCTTGATTATTGATGATCTTTTGAGCTGGTCAATCAATTATAAG GTTGATGGGTTTCGTTTTGATCTTATGGGTCACATAATGAAAAGTACGATG GTGAAAGCAAAAGATGCACTGTGGAGCttaacaaaggaaagaaatgggGTTGATGGTTCAAGAATCTATAT ATATGGTGAAGGATGGGACTTTGGTGAAGTTGCTGAAAATGGACGTGGGATAAATGCTTCGCAATTTAACATTTGTGGGACTGGAATAGGAAG CTTTGATGATCGAATTCGGGATGCAATGCTTGGTGGATCTCCATTTGGTCATCCTCTCCAGCAAGGCTTCATTACAGGCCTGTATTTGGAG CCTAATGGTCATGATCATGGTACAAAAGCTGTTGAAAGAGCGATGCTTGCTTCAGCAAAGGACCACATCCAG GTTGGTATGGCTGCAAATTTGAGGGATTTTGTGCTTACTGATTTTGAAGGAAAGGAG AGGAAAGGATCAGAAGTTTTCACTTATGGTGGGACACCTGTTGCTTATGCTTTATGCCCCACAGAAACA GTCAATTATGTTTCAGCTCATGACAATGAAACCCTATTTGACATTGTCAGCTTGAAG ACTCCAGTGGAAATATCTGTGGAAGAGAGATGCCGGATAAATCATTTTGCAACAAGTATAATTGCACTGTCACAG GGAATACCATTTTTCCATGCTGGGGATGAAATGCTACGCTCGAAATCACTTGATCGTGATTCATACAACTCTGGTGATTGGTTCAATAG ACTAGACTTCACGTACCATTCTAACAACTGGGGTGTTGGCCTTCctccaaaagagaaaaatgaaaagaattgGCCACT AATACAGCCAAGACTGGCAGATCCATCCTTCAAGCCTCAAAGGAGTCACATCCTTGCAGCAGTAGAGAACTTTATGAACGTCTTACGCATTCGGTATTCTTCACCTCTTTTCCGTTTAAGGACAGCAAATGCTATCCAG CAACGAGTACGGTTCCACAACACTGGTCCATCATGGGTCCCTGGCCTCATTGTGATGAGCATTGAAGATGGTAACGAAGGTGTCCCAGGGATATCTCAGTTAGATCCCAA CTTCTCATACATTGTGGTTATCTTCAATGCATGTCCAACTGAGGCATCATTCATTAGCTCTACACTGCGAGGAAGGACTCTTCAACTGCATCCCATACAG GTGATGTCAACTGATGAAGTTGTCAAGAACTCATCGTATGAAGCATTGTCAGGGTGCTTCACTGTGCCTGCAAGAACAACATCAGTGTTTGTTGAGGCTAGAAAAAATTTGAACAGTTTGTGGTGCTGA
- the LOC18586527 gene encoding pullulanase 1, chloroplastic isoform X1, with amino-acid sequence MFDVLSLPLSLLPSTPPATPAKPLHCRATTRIRRRLYTKPNPLLSRPFSFTSFPKLPLNCSSSSMPFQVSSSSQLQDSLLYSRAYWVSKTIIAWNVDVGDGSCYLYASKVAALSVTDDGIQGQDAEIKLEEDRNGLPPNVIEKFPHIQNYRAFKVPPALDAKNLLKCQLAVAAFNSHGNCSNATGLQLPGILDELFSYDGPLGAHYLGEVVSLYLWAPTAQAVHAHIYKDPMGGSPLEIIQLVETNGVWSTKGPKRWEGCYYVYEVSVYHPSTLQIEKCYANDPYARGLSSDGRRTLFVNLDSNGLKPEGWDELADKKPDILSFSDISIYELHIRDFSANDNTVNPDFCGGYMAFTLQDSAGVLHLKKLSNAGITHVHLLPTFQFAGVDDESENWKYVDYKILQKLPPDSAGQQAQITAIQNDDAYNWGYNPVLWGVPKGSYASDPNGPCRIIEFRKMIQALNHIGLRIVLDVVYNHLHASGPFDKDSVLDKIVPGYHLRRNNDGFIENSTCVNNTASEHYMVERLIIDDLLSWSINYKVDGFRFDLMGHIMKSTMVKAKDALWSLTKERNGVDGSRIYIYGEGWDFGEVAENGRGINASQFNICGTGIGSFDDRIRDAMLGGSPFGHPLQQGFITGLYLEPNGHDHGTKAVERAMLASAKDHIQVGMAANLRDFVLTDFEGKERKGSEVFTYGGTPVAYALCPTETVNYVSAHDNETLFDIVSLKTPVEISVEERCRINHFATSIIALSQGIPFFHAGDEMLRSKSLDRDSYNSGDWFNRLDFTYHSNNWGVGLPPKEKNEKNWPLIQPRLADPSFKPQRSHILAAVENFMNVLRIRYSSPLFRLRTANAIQQRVRFHNTGPSWVPGLIVMSIEDGNEGVPGISQLDPNFSYIVVIFNACPTEASFISSTLRGRTLQLHPIQVMSTDEVVKNSSYEALSGCFTVPARTTSVFVEARKNLNSLWC; translated from the exons atgttTGATGTACTTTCTCTTCCACTTTCACTTCTCCCATCAACACCACCAGCAACACCCGCCAAGCCTCTTCATTGCCGTGCCACTACTCGTATACGACGTCGTTTATATACCAAACCAAACCCTCTTCTCTCTCGTCCTTTCTCTTTCACGTCCTTTCCCAAACTACCCCTTAATTGCTCTTCCTCTTCCATGCCCTTTCAAGTCTCCTCTTCGTCTCag TtgcaggacagtttgttgtaTTCGAGGGCATATTGGGTTAGTAAAACTATAATAGCGTGGAATGTAGATGTTGGGGATGGTTCCTGCTACTTGTATGCAAGTAAAGTTGCTGCTTTATCTGTTACAGATGATGGAATTCAAG GCCAGGATGCAGAAATTAAACTTGAGGAAGACAGAAATGGGCTGCCTCCAAAT GTAATTGAGAAGTTTCctcatattcaaaattataGAGCTTTCAAAGTGCCTCCTGCTCTGGACGCCAAAAATCTCCTCAAATGCCAATTAGCAGTTGCTGCATTCAACT CCCATGGAAACTGCAGCAATGCTACTGGTTTGCAGTTACCTGGCATCCTGGATGAATTATTCTCATATGATGGTCCTCTTGGTGCACATTATTTAGGAGAAGTGGTGTCTCTATACCTTTGGGCTCCCACTGCCCAA GCAGTGCATGCTCATATCTATAAGGATCCAATGGGTGGGAGTCCGCTGGAAATAATCCAGCTGGTGGAAACTAATGGTGTTTGGAGTACTAAAGGACCAAAAAGATGGGAAGGCTGTTACTATGTGTATGAAGTATCTGTCTATCATCCAAGCACCTTGCAAATTGAAAAATGTTATGCAAATGATCCATATGCAAGAGG GCTTTCATCAGATGGAAGGCGAACTTTGTTTGTTAATCTTGATTCCAACGGTTTAAAACCTGAAGGATGGGATGAATTGGCAGACAAGAAACCTGATATACTTTCTTTCTCTGACATAAGTATATATGAATTACACATACGGGATTTTAG TGCCAATGACAACACTGTTAATCCTGACTTTTGTGGCGGTTATATGGCTTTCACCTTGCAG GACTCAGCAGGAGTGCTCCATTTGAAGAAATTATCAAATGCTGGCATCACTCATGTTCATTTGCTGCCAACATTCCAGTTTGCTGGTGTTGATGATGAGAGTGAGAACTGGAAGTATGTGG ATTATAAGATTCTGCAGAAGCTACCACCAGATTCAGCTGGGCAACAAGCGCAAATTACTGCCATCCAGAACGATGATGCGTATAACTGGGG GTACAATCCTGTTCTCTGGGGTGTCCCTAAGGGAAGCTATGCAAGTGACCCAAATGGCCCATGTCGTATAATTGAGTTTAGAAAGATGATTCAG GCACTCAACCATATTGGTCTGCGTATTGTGTTGGATGTTGTCTATAATCACTTGCATGCAAGTGGTCCTTTTGATAAGGATTCTGTTCTTGATAAG ATTGTCCCAGGTTACCATCTGAGAAGGAACAATGATGGTTTTATTGAGAACAGTACATGTGTGAATAATACTGCTAGTGAGCATTACATGGTTGAGCGCTTGATTATTGATGATCTTTTGAGCTGGTCAATCAATTATAAG GTTGATGGGTTTCGTTTTGATCTTATGGGTCACATAATGAAAAGTACGATG GTGAAAGCAAAAGATGCACTGTGGAGCttaacaaaggaaagaaatgggGTTGATGGTTCAAGAATCTATAT ATATGGTGAAGGATGGGACTTTGGTGAAGTTGCTGAAAATGGACGTGGGATAAATGCTTCGCAATTTAACATTTGTGGGACTGGAATAGGAAG CTTTGATGATCGAATTCGGGATGCAATGCTTGGTGGATCTCCATTTGGTCATCCTCTCCAGCAAGGCTTCATTACAGGCCTGTATTTGGAG CCTAATGGTCATGATCATGGTACAAAAGCTGTTGAAAGAGCGATGCTTGCTTCAGCAAAGGACCACATCCAG GTTGGTATGGCTGCAAATTTGAGGGATTTTGTGCTTACTGATTTTGAAGGAAAGGAG AGGAAAGGATCAGAAGTTTTCACTTATGGTGGGACACCTGTTGCTTATGCTTTATGCCCCACAGAAACA GTCAATTATGTTTCAGCTCATGACAATGAAACCCTATTTGACATTGTCAGCTTGAAG ACTCCAGTGGAAATATCTGTGGAAGAGAGATGCCGGATAAATCATTTTGCAACAAGTATAATTGCACTGTCACAG GGAATACCATTTTTCCATGCTGGGGATGAAATGCTACGCTCGAAATCACTTGATCGTGATTCATACAACTCTGGTGATTGGTTCAATAG ACTAGACTTCACGTACCATTCTAACAACTGGGGTGTTGGCCTTCctccaaaagagaaaaatgaaaagaattgGCCACT AATACAGCCAAGACTGGCAGATCCATCCTTCAAGCCTCAAAGGAGTCACATCCTTGCAGCAGTAGAGAACTTTATGAACGTCTTACGCATTCGGTATTCTTCACCTCTTTTCCGTTTAAGGACAGCAAATGCTATCCAG CAACGAGTACGGTTCCACAACACTGGTCCATCATGGGTCCCTGGCCTCATTGTGATGAGCATTGAAGATGGTAACGAAGGTGTCCCAGGGATATCTCAGTTAGATCCCAA CTTCTCATACATTGTGGTTATCTTCAATGCATGTCCAACTGAGGCATCATTCATTAGCTCTACACTGCGAGGAAGGACTCTTCAACTGCATCCCATACAG GTGATGTCAACTGATGAAGTTGTCAAGAACTCATCGTATGAAGCATTGTCAGGGTGCTTCACTGTGCCTGCAAGAACAACATCAGTGTTTGTTGAGGCTAGAAAAAATTTGAACAGTTTGTGGTGCTGA